A window of the Butyricimonas faecalis genome harbors these coding sequences:
- a CDS encoding zinc-dependent metalloprotease, whose amino-acid sequence MKKLIVFFMVALLVVPCSQSAYAFGKKKKKKKGQVEAITTTPAKKESKYDKFLKTPGLQTVAGSFITLHKTGDKLYFEMPLKYMGRELLIASVVSETSNPDITTVGYKPQDPIHVKFEMIDSTVFLKKVNAMTEYDQSEKSLKKAIDKNFIGAFLKKYKPEAYNNDTTAVVFEVTSLFTGNEPQLNPVGGQVMGLNVNASPKSELAYLGAVKSFEDNVSIETYLTYTCSASYFLFTFNLGEVSIKATRSILLLPEEKMKPRISDSRIGIFLTPKQYISTEEDKIQQFTFANRWRLEPKDMKAWERGELVEPIKPIVWYVDDAFPESWKQPIRDAVLGWNKAFEKIGFKNVMQVRDFPQDDPTFDPDNLKYSCIRYVPTATENAMGPSWVDPTTGEIINASVLVYNNIVKLINNWRFTHTAQVDPRVRAKKMPQDVMDESITYVIAHEIGHTLGLMHNMAASNAYPVDSLRSASFTQKYGTTPSIMDYARFNYVAQPGDKGVRLTPPDLGVYDYYAIKWLYSPIAGNLSVKEEAKVLEGWVDEKAGDPIYRYGKQQIASRYDPSAIEEDLGDDPIKAGSYGISNLKYILKNLNTWIEDDPSTEHRQELYNNILQQYVRYLMNVTYNVGGIYLTAVKDGTPGATFQPVSRDVQKASMRWVIKQLRDCDWLDNKELLSKFDLNYGVKTIVMSTMAKQLLALGGRVTLSSYLSDKPYSTREYFDDLYSGVWESTINNRKLTVGDKLLQRMMVAEAVKAVQGLTGGKSSGGGIVIGATGNGYLPSLDEVRLYGLDASGMIDRYFDVLKKMENEHETASVSAPMSLDKFGAGYGWQKALDVTAINETPAYYCSMLEKITRLVESKVNSANRDDAAHYQSLLLILKSVKK is encoded by the coding sequence ATGAAAAAATTAATCGTTTTTTTCATGGTGGCGTTGCTTGTTGTGCCGTGTTCGCAATCGGCTTATGCCTTCGGTAAAAAGAAAAAGAAGAAAAAAGGGCAGGTTGAAGCTATAACGACCACACCTGCCAAAAAAGAAAGCAAGTATGATAAATTTTTGAAAACTCCGGGATTGCAGACGGTTGCCGGATCGTTTATCACGTTGCACAAGACGGGGGATAAGTTGTATTTCGAGATGCCCTTGAAATACATGGGACGGGAGTTGTTGATCGCTTCCGTGGTGTCGGAAACAAGCAATCCGGATATCACGACGGTGGGATACAAGCCGCAGGATCCGATACACGTGAAGTTCGAGATGATAGATAGCACGGTGTTCCTGAAAAAGGTGAATGCCATGACGGAATACGATCAAAGTGAAAAATCATTGAAAAAGGCTATCGATAAGAACTTCATAGGGGCTTTCTTGAAGAAATATAAACCGGAGGCCTATAATAATGATACTACCGCCGTGGTGTTCGAGGTAACGTCTCTATTCACGGGAAACGAGCCGCAGTTGAATCCTGTAGGAGGGCAGGTTATGGGGCTTAACGTGAATGCATCACCGAAGAGCGAGTTGGCTTACTTGGGGGCGGTGAAATCGTTTGAGGATAATGTTTCTATTGAAACTTACCTGACGTACACTTGTTCCGCTTCATATTTCTTGTTTACGTTTAATTTGGGAGAGGTTTCAATAAAGGCAACGAGAAGCATATTGCTATTACCGGAAGAGAAGATGAAACCCCGAATTTCGGACTCTCGTATCGGTATTTTCTTAACTCCGAAACAATATATTTCGACAGAAGAGGATAAAATCCAACAATTTACATTCGCTAACCGTTGGCGTTTGGAACCCAAGGACATGAAGGCTTGGGAACGCGGGGAACTGGTGGAGCCGATCAAACCGATCGTGTGGTACGTGGATGACGCTTTCCCGGAATCTTGGAAACAACCGATTCGCGATGCCGTGTTGGGATGGAACAAGGCTTTTGAAAAGATCGGGTTTAAGAACGTGATGCAGGTTCGGGATTTCCCGCAGGATGATCCGACGTTTGACCCCGATAACTTGAAATATTCATGTATCCGTTACGTGCCGACTGCCACGGAAAATGCCATGGGTCCCTCTTGGGTAGACCCGACAACGGGAGAGATTATTAATGCTTCCGTGCTTGTGTACAATAACATCGTGAAGTTGATCAATAACTGGCGTTTCACGCATACGGCTCAGGTAGACCCGAGAGTGCGTGCGAAGAAGATGCCGCAGGATGTGATGGACGAATCGATCACGTATGTTATCGCTCACGAGATCGGGCATACGTTGGGGTTGATGCATAACATGGCCGCATCGAATGCTTACCCCGTGGACTCTTTGCGTTCTGCAAGCTTTACCCAAAAGTATGGAACGACGCCTTCTATCATGGACTACGCTCGTTTTAATTACGTGGCACAACCCGGAGACAAGGGCGTGCGGTTGACTCCGCCCGATTTGGGAGTTTACGATTATTATGCCATTAAATGGTTGTATTCCCCGATAGCCGGAAATTTGTCTGTTAAAGAAGAGGCGAAAGTACTGGAAGGATGGGTGGATGAAAAAGCCGGGGATCCGATATACCGTTATGGCAAACAACAAATTGCGAGTCGTTATGACCCGAGTGCTATCGAGGAGGATTTGGGAGATGATCCGATCAAGGCCGGAAGTTATGGTATCAGTAATTTGAAGTATATTTTAAAGAATCTGAATACTTGGATTGAGGATGATCCTTCGACCGAGCATCGGCAAGAGTTGTACAATAACATTCTGCAGCAGTATGTGCGTTACTTGATGAACGTGACGTATAATGTAGGGGGTATATACTTGACAGCAGTGAAGGATGGAACCCCGGGTGCAACCTTTCAACCGGTGTCGAGAGACGTACAAAAGGCTTCCATGCGTTGGGTTATCAAACAATTGCGGGATTGCGATTGGCTCGACAATAAAGAGCTGTTGTCCAAGTTTGATTTGAATTATGGCGTTAAGACCATCGTGATGAGCACCATGGCAAAGCAATTGTTGGCATTGGGTGGTAGAGTAACCCTTTCTTCTTACTTGAGCGACAAGCCTTATTCGACACGTGAGTATTTCGATGACTTGTACAGTGGGGTATGGGAAAGTACGATCAATAACCGGAAATTGACCGTGGGAGATAAATTGTTACAGCGTATGATGGTTGCCGAAGCCGTGAAGGCCGTTCAAGGATTGACCGGAGGAAAGAGCAGTGGCGGAGGTATCGTGATCGGGGCTACCGGCAACGGTTATTTACCTTCTTTGGATGAGGTTCGTCTTTACGGTTTGGATGCAAGCGGAATGATCGATCGTTATTTCGATGTATTGAAAAAGATGGAAAATGAACATGAAACGGCTTCTGTTTCTGCTCCCATGTCTTTGGATAAGTTTGGAGCCGGGTACGGTTGGCAAAAAGCATTGGATGTAACGGCGATAAATGAAACTCCGGCTTATTATTGCAGTATGCTGGAAAAAATAACCCGTTTGGTCGAGAGCAAAGTAAATTCGGCTAATAGAGATGATGCGGCTCATTATCAATCCTTGTTGTTGATATTGAAGAGCGTGAAGAAATAA
- a CDS encoding BACON domain-containing protein — protein sequence MRKIIFIGMIIGIFIYACEKDDSYLELSETEIQLDAAGAEQYIQVNTNAITWQISSSSDWVIAERDSCFLVIKAESNQVRSERNAKIVIVADNKYVRINVSQAASTRAVGEPYPDETNPIGIIYKVLDGGKHGKILSFDEFNGKWGLNSNTGIRSLEDGKSNTRDMINAYKDAATFDSDYSIFWWIYQEKNNGDIDGQWYIPAYSELVELYLILVGQSKTTTTNATQTVSVSHNINVRNQFDYQLKLYGGVPMDYEEGYYWSSTEYNTSNARRGLFKHRTSTNNYTTKKSSFNVRAILQF from the coding sequence ATGAGAAAAATAATTTTCATAGGAATGATTATCGGCATATTTATTTATGCATGCGAAAAAGATGACAGTTATCTGGAACTCTCTGAAACAGAAATTCAATTGGATGCCGCAGGAGCCGAACAATACATACAGGTAAACACAAATGCCATTACCTGGCAAATTTCCAGTTCGTCCGACTGGGTGATAGCCGAACGTGACTCCTGCTTTTTAGTCATTAAAGCAGAATCAAATCAAGTTCGTTCAGAACGGAACGCCAAAATAGTCATCGTGGCGGACAACAAATACGTACGAATCAATGTTTCTCAAGCAGCAAGTACCCGTGCGGTCGGAGAACCCTATCCCGATGAAACAAACCCCATTGGCATTATCTACAAGGTCCTTGATGGAGGAAAGCACGGGAAAATCCTTTCTTTTGATGAATTTAACGGGAAGTGGGGGCTCAATTCAAACACAGGAATAAGAAGTCTGGAAGACGGAAAAAGCAATACACGCGACATGATCAACGCATACAAAGATGCGGCAACTTTTGATAGTGACTATTCTATCTTCTGGTGGATTTACCAAGAAAAAAATAATGGCGATATCGATGGTCAATGGTATATTCCGGCTTATTCGGAACTTGTCGAATTATATTTGATTCTCGTGGGACAATCCAAGACAACAACAACCAATGCAACTCAGACAGTAAGCGTTTCCCACAACATTAATGTCCGGAATCAATTCGATTATCAACTAAAATTATACGGAGGAGTCCCTATGGATTATGAAGAAGGGTATTATTGGTCGTCCACGGAATATAACACGAGTAATGCACGTCGGGGACTTTTTAAACACAGAACATCAACAAACAATTACACAACCAAAAAAAGTTCATTCAACGTTCGAGCTATTTTACAATTCTAA